Proteins from a single region of Streptomyces sp. HUAS 15-9:
- a CDS encoding MFS transporter produces the protein MTSQTTIDTTGSGDRADKVPSDPVPAAGLRGHPWLTLITVAVGVMMVALDGTIVAIANPAIQKDLGATFAQVQWITNGYFLALAVSLITAGKLGDRFGHRQTFLIGVTGFATASGAIGLSHSIAAVVTFRVCQGLFGALLMPAALGLLRATFPAEKLNMAIGIWGMVIGASTAGGPILGGVLVEHVNWQSVFFINVPVGLIALVLGVLILRDHRAENAPRSFDLLGIALLSGAMFCLVWALIKAPSWGWGDGRTWGFIAASVLLFAVFSFWETRVAEPLIPLGLFRSVPLSAGVVLMVLMAIAFMGGLFFVTFYLQNVHGMSPIDAGLHLLPLTGMMIVGSPLAGAAITKLGPRIPLAGGMVATAVAMYGMSTLETDTGSGVMSLWFALLGLGLAPVMVGATEVIVGNAPMELSGVAGGLQQAAMQIGGSLGTAVLGAVMASKVDSDLPANWADAGLPKLSPTQLDQASEAVQVGVAPVAKGTPEVIVAKITSVAHDTFISGMSLASLVAAGVAAVAVLVALLTKRGENADAGMGAGHI, from the coding sequence ATGACTAGTCAGACCACCATCGACACGACGGGGTCGGGGGACAGGGCGGACAAGGTTCCGTCGGACCCGGTCCCGGCCGCGGGCCTGCGCGGCCACCCTTGGCTCACCCTCATCACCGTCGCCGTAGGCGTCATGATGGTGGCCCTCGACGGCACCATCGTGGCCATCGCCAACCCGGCGATCCAGAAGGACCTCGGCGCCACCTTCGCGCAGGTCCAGTGGATCACCAACGGCTACTTCCTCGCCCTCGCGGTCTCCCTGATCACCGCGGGCAAGCTCGGTGACCGCTTCGGCCACCGGCAGACCTTCCTGATCGGCGTGACCGGCTTCGCCACCGCCTCGGGCGCCATCGGCCTGTCGCACAGCATCGCCGCGGTCGTCACCTTCCGCGTCTGCCAGGGCCTGTTCGGCGCGCTGCTGATGCCGGCCGCGCTCGGGCTGCTGCGGGCCACCTTCCCGGCCGAGAAGCTCAACATGGCGATCGGCATCTGGGGCATGGTCATCGGCGCCTCCACCGCGGGCGGTCCGATCCTCGGCGGTGTCCTGGTCGAGCACGTCAACTGGCAGTCGGTGTTCTTCATCAACGTGCCGGTCGGCCTGATCGCCCTGGTCCTGGGCGTGCTGATCCTGCGCGACCACCGCGCGGAGAACGCCCCGCGCTCCTTCGACCTGCTCGGCATCGCACTGCTCTCCGGCGCGATGTTCTGCCTGGTCTGGGCGCTCATCAAGGCGCCGTCCTGGGGCTGGGGCGACGGCAGGACGTGGGGGTTCATCGCCGCATCGGTGCTGCTCTTCGCCGTCTTCTCCTTCTGGGAGACGAGGGTCGCGGAACCCCTCATCCCACTGGGCCTGTTCCGCTCGGTCCCGCTGTCCGCGGGCGTGGTCCTGATGGTCCTGATGGCGATCGCCTTCATGGGCGGTCTGTTCTTCGTGACGTTCTACCTCCAGAACGTCCACGGCATGAGCCCGATCGACGCCGGACTCCACCTGCTGCCCCTCACCGGCATGATGATCGTCGGTTCGCCGCTCGCCGGCGCGGCGATCACCAAGCTGGGCCCGCGCATCCCGCTGGCCGGTGGCATGGTCGCCACCGCGGTCGCCATGTACGGCATGTCGACGCTGGAGACGGACACCGGCAGCGGTGTGATGTCGCTCTGGTTCGCCCTGCTGGGCCTCGGCCTCGCGCCCGTCATGGTCGGCGCCACGGAGGTCATCGTCGGCAACGCCCCGATGGAGCTCTCCGGTGTGGCCGGCGGTCTCCAGCAGGCGGCGATGCAGATCGGCGGCAGCCTCGGTACGGCGGTGCTGGGTGCCGTGATGGCCTCCAAGGTCGACAGCGACCTGCCGGCCAACTGGGCCGACGCGGGGCTCCCGAAGCTCTCGCCGACCCAGCTCGACCAGGCCTCGGAGGCGGTCCAGGTGGGTGTCGCCCCGGTCGCCAAGGGCACGCCGGAGGTGATCGTCGCGAAGATCACCTCGGTCGCGCACGACACGTTCATCTCCGGCATGAGCCTGGCGTCGCTGGTCGCGGCGGGCGTGGCGGCCGTGGCCGTCCTGGTGGCACTGCTCACCAAGCGCGGCGAGAACGCCGACGCGGGCATGGGCGCGGGCCACATCTGA
- a CDS encoding TetR family transcriptional regulator → METLRERKKQRTRDALLRSALELFTTRGYEETTVDEIAEAVDVSQRTFFRYFASKEDVAFFVPRLAESHYVAALRERPPHEAPLEALRRAVLESWDTIEEAVEQVVPVELHMRAYRMIEATPALLAAHLRRSAELEEQIARIIAEREGLDVDADPRPRLVVAVFGAVIRVTERAWSVGDDASVVAIRELTAARLDQVGPALVGSWRED, encoded by the coding sequence ATGGAAACACTGCGCGAACGCAAGAAACAGCGCACCCGGGACGCACTGCTGCGGTCCGCGCTCGAACTGTTCACCACCCGGGGCTACGAGGAGACGACCGTCGACGAGATCGCCGAGGCCGTCGACGTGTCGCAGCGCACATTCTTCCGCTACTTCGCCAGCAAGGAGGACGTGGCCTTCTTCGTGCCGCGGCTCGCCGAGTCGCACTACGTCGCGGCGCTGCGCGAACGCCCGCCGCACGAGGCCCCGCTGGAGGCACTGCGCCGCGCGGTGCTGGAGAGCTGGGACACCATCGAGGAGGCCGTCGAACAGGTCGTCCCGGTCGAACTCCACATGCGTGCCTACCGGATGATCGAGGCGACGCCCGCCCTGCTCGCCGCCCATCTGCGGCGCTCGGCGGAGCTGGAGGAGCAGATCGCGCGGATCATCGCCGAACGCGAGGGCCTGGACGTGGACGCGGACCCGCGGCCGCGGCTCGTCGTGGCCGTCTTCGGCGCGGTGATCCGGGTCACCGAACGCGCCTGGTCCGTGGGGGACGACGCCAGTGTCGTGGCGATCCGCGAACTCACCGCCGCCCGCCTCGACCAGGTGGGACCCGCGCTCGTCGGGAGTTGGCGGGAGGACTGA